GTTATCCGGTTCGTTCAGATCATTTTGAACAAACCATGATTCTCCCGAATCATCTGAATAGCCGAACCCTAATATCTTTGGTCCCGCTTTGTTATCGCTTAATATCCTGCCGGTAAAAATAAGCGCGCCGGTCTCAACATTATACATTAGCGGATTTAATCCTCCATAAAACATACTTAAGATATTTCCGGTTGTATCAATCAAAGTAGGATTTATCCCTGTGGAGCTGTAATCAATTTTTATTATCTTCCCATTACCAGTCTTCGATGTAATTCCAGATTCCGGATGTTTTATTCGTGGAAAATTTTTTGTTGGTTTTTTACCAGCGGATAAGAGTGTACTTACAGGAAACAGTACACACAGGAGAATAATTGAAAATATTTTGGAGATAAGCTACCTTTCGTTTAGCTGGTCGCTAAATATTATGGAGGGAAATAGTACTAAGCTCTTTTTCTGCGGTACCTTACAACCGGTGATTTTTTTGAAATAATGACATCTTCGGTTATTACACATTCCCGAACATTATTCATTGATGGTATATTAAACATTATTTCTTGCATTGCCTCTTCAAGAATAGCTCTAAGCGCTCTAGCTCCGGTTTTTCTTTTCTTCGCTAATTCCACTACTTTTTTAATGGCGTCTTCTTCGAAAAGAAGTTCAACACCATCCATTTCAAAAAGTTTCTTATACTGCTTTATAAGTGAATTTTTCGGTTCAATCAGAATGCTATAGAGAGCTTTTTCATCCAATTCATCTAAAGTAGCAACTACAGGAAGTCTTCCTACCAATTCCGGTATCAATCCGAATTTAATTAAATCGGATGGCTCGCACAATGATAGCGTATCCCCGATTTTCATATCCTCTTTCCCTTTGACTTCAGCGCCAAATCCCATAATACCGTTTTTAATTCTGCTAAGTATTATTTCTTCAAGTCCGTCAAAAGCGCCACCACAAATAAATAGAATATCTTTCGTATTAACGTTCACAAGTGGTTGTTCGGGATGTTTTCTGCCTCCTTTCGGCGGAACGCTGGAGATCGTCCCTTCGAGAATTTTCAACAGAGCCTGCTGAACGCCTTCGCCGGATACATCCCTCGTTATCGAAGGAGAAGATGTTTTTCTTCCAATCTTGTCTATCTCATCAATATAGATGATTCCTTTTTGCGCTTTCTGTAAATCATAGTCGGCTGACTGAAGAAGTCTTACCAAAATGTTTTCCACATCTTCGCCGACATAACCTGCTTCAGTAAGGATGGTTGCATCAACAATCGTAAAGGGAACTTCAAGAAATCGGGCGAGTGTTTGGGCGATAAGCGTTTTACCCGTACCGGTGGAACCTAACATCAGTATGTTACTTTTATCTATCTCAACTTCTTCAAAAAGTTTCCGACTGCTTATCCTTTTATAGTGATTATAAACTGCAACAGCTACAGCTTTTTTTGCTTTATCCTGTCCTATTACATATTTGTCGAGTTCATTCTTGATATCATGCGGCGCCGGTATTTTGAATTTTTGCGGCGTAATATCACTATCCGCATCTGCCTTGATAAGCTCCACGGACTCAAAAACGCAATGATCACAGATGGATACATTCGACCCTTGAATAATACGGTATGCCTGATCTTCAGACCTACCGCAAAACGAACAAGTTAAAATTTGTTCTTTATCTTCTTTATCTTTCAATTATCTTCTGCTTTACTTTTTTTCAATTCCTTTGAACGAACCATAACTTTATCCACAAGTCCGTACTTGACTGACTCTTCGGCTCCCAAAAAGAAATTCCGATCAGTGTCTTTTTCTATTTTTGATAATTTCTGACCTGTTGTATCCGATAGTATCTTATTTAACAGTGACCTCGATTTCAATATTTCCTTAGCGTGGATTTCGATGTCAGACGCTTGACCCTGAACTCCGCCCCACGGCTGATGTATCATTACACGCGAATGAGGAAGAATATATCGTTTGGATTTTGCGCCCGCTGCCAATAGCACCGCGGCCATACTTGCCGCCTGACCCATACACATTGTAGAACAATCCGGCTTTACATAATTCATCGTATCGTAAATTGCTAATCCGGCTGTTACGCTTCCACCGGGACTATTTATATATATATTGATATCCTTTTCCGGATCATCAGCTTCCAAAAACAGCAATTGAGCGATTATTATATTTGCTACGCTGTCATCTATCCCGCCGCCGATAAAAACTATCCGTTCTTTTAGAAGGCGAGAGTAAATATCATATGATCTTTCTCCTCTTCCAACCTGTTCTACTACCATCGGTATATACAAACCGTTATTACTCCTTATTAATGATGATGATGATCGTTATTAAGTAGCGCGTTAAAATCGACCACATTTATTTCTTTCTCGTTATAATTTGAATTTGAGCGTATGACTTCCATTACTTTTGATTCTATAATATCCTGCCGCATTTTTTCCCTCTGATCTTCATCTTTCTTCATACTTAACACAGCAGTTTTGTCAACCGCCATTACCTCGGCAGTTCTTTCAAACCAATCGTCAATTTCGCTCTCTTCAACAATAAAATTCTCTTTTTTAAATATTGACTTACGAATCATAAGCCACTTCATATTCCAAATTGCATTAGCTTTATAGTTTTCCCTGATGTACGCCTCGTCAATTTCTCCGTTACTGCCTTCTTTCGAGCGCGAAATTAATCCGTCAAGATAGCTTTCTATCATGGTAACCGGAACTTCAAGGTCGGTTACTCTGACCAATTCGTCTGCAAGCGAATTGTTTACAAGATTTCGACTCTCAGCGTCATAGCGAGATTGAATATTCTTTTTTACGTTTTCTTCCAAATCTTTGATGTTTTCAAATGATTTATTAACCTTCTTGGCAAATTCATCGTTTAATTCGGGAAGAATATGCTTTTGCACATTCAAAACGGTAAATCTGAATGTGAAATTGTGAGAGTGGTCGCCGTGCTCCTGGTGAATCTTAACAACTCTTTCATCCCCCGCTACAGCGCCTTTAAGCTGCTCTAAACCCTGCTTTCCAAATTCCCCTTCGCCGAGTTTGACTAACCTCTTTTCCATTCTTTTACCGATAATCGGGGCTAAAGATTCATCCAGCTCCTGAATGTCGGCTTCGATATAATCTCCCTCTACAGCGCCTTTGTCTGAATCCTTAACTTCAGCATACTGCTCCCTGATCCCGTTGATAGCTCTATCAATATCATCTTTTTCGACTTCAATAATATATTTCAGGACTTCAAGATTCTTCTTTTTATAATTATATAGCTTGAACTCCGGCTCGATTTGAACTTCAATGGAAAAGGATAAATCTTCGTTTTTCTGAAAATTGACATTTATGAGTTTTCCACTGTCAACAGGGTCTATCTTTGCTTCTTTTATAATTTCATGATAGAGTTTCTGAAGCATCAAATCGATAAATTCAGATTCTATCTCATTCTTATATTTTTTTTGAATTATATCCGCAGGCGTTTTCCCGGCTCTAAAGCCGGGTTCTTTAATATTCTTGCTGATCTCTTTAATTACGTTATCATAGTCATCCGAAACATCTGCCCAGGGCAGAAAAACTTCCAACCTTATGATACTATTTTCTTCTTTTGTTGATTTTACTTTCATCTGTATCCTTTTATTGCGGAGCGCCTAAATTTAGATGCTTACCGCTGCCAAGTCAAGTTTAATCAGAGAGCGTTATTATCAAAGAATGGATATTATTTAAAGACCGAAAGCGACTGCTAAAAGCACCACAGAACCGACAGCAATGGAAGTAAGCGTTATAAACATTCCTCTACTTACTCCCGTAAGCTGTGCTTCAATTCGTTCGACACCGTCTGATTCCGCCTGAACTTCACCAACGAATCGCCCATCCGGATATTTACGTTTATATATTCTTATAAAATCTCTTGCCTTGCTTAGCCACAGAACCTTTCTTTGCCTATCAGCCAACTCCCTATACGCCGCTATAATCATATAGTGCGCTTCTTCAGCAGCGTCGGATGCCGGGAACATAAATGTTATTGATTTAAAAGTGGCTATTGAATCCTGTAATCTATTCTCTTTAAAAAAATAATTTCCGTTTGTCAATATATCGTCAGGACAATGTTGACCAAGAACCGCTGAAATATCACCAAAAATTCCGCCTATGATTATCAACGCAAATAGGATAATCTTAGCGGTTAGTGACCTTATCATTATATTCGTCTCATCGAAATCATTATCAACTCCTATCAAAACTCATATGAATTATTGTTATAATTCGTGCCGCGGGCGAGACTCGAACTCGCACAAGCAATCGCTCACCAGATCCTAAATCTGGCGCGTCTACCAATTCCGCCACCGCGGCTAAGAATGAATAATAACTTTAAATTCAAACCGAGTCAAGATAGATGAGTTAACTCATCGCCTGTTCCAAGTCCTCAATCAAGTCCTCTACATCTTCCACACCCACTGAAAGTCGAATCAGCCCTTCCGTAATACCCAATTTATCCCGCTCCTCTTTTGGAACGGATGCGTGAGTTTGTATAGCCGGATGACCTATAAGGCTTTCCACACCTCCGAGACTTTCAGCTAGACTGAATATTTTTACGTTTTCAACGACTTTTTTTGCTTTGTCAAAGCTGCCCAATTCAACAGATATCATCCCGCTGTAGCCGGGATTCCCGAATGGGTCCAACTGCTGCCGATTCGCTAGCTCGTGCTGAGGATGACTTTCCAGTCCGGGGAAAATCACTGCTTCAACGTCCGAACGCTCATCTAGCCATTTCGCGATAGCTCCGGCATTTTCATCGTGCTGCCGCATCCGCAACGAAAGTGTCTTGGTAGAGCGAAGCAACAACCAACAGTCGAACGGACCCGGAATAGCTCCTGCGCTCTTTTGAACAAACTTGAGCTTTTCATCTATCACGGCATCATTCGTCAGCATAATTCCGCTTATCAAATCGCTGTGCCCGGCAAGATATTTTGTAGAACTGTGTGTTACTATATCCGCGCCGAGTGTGAGAGGTCGCTGAAAGTATGGACTCATAAAAGTATTATCTACAACGAACAAAATATCGTTTTCTTTACAGATTTCCGAGGTCGCTTGTATATCTGTTAGAGTGAGCATCGGATTCGTGGGTGATTCGATATAGAGCATCTTGGTATTTTCACGAACTTCCGCTTTTAAGTTTTCAATATCGGAAGTATCTATCCATGAAAAATCAATTCCGAAATCTCTTACCATCTGCTCGAAATACCGGTAAACTCCCCCGTATGTGTTGTGACCGACTATGACATGATCACCTGACTTGAGAAATCCCGTCAACGCCGTCACAGTCGCCATTCCCGAGCCGAATGCAGTTCCATATTTACCCTGTTCCAATGCTGCGACATTAGCTTCCAAAGCCGTACGCGTCGGATTTTTCGCCCGGGCATAATCATAATCGTCAATCGGCTCGCCCAATTTCGGCTGTACGAATGTTGAAGTCTGATAAATCGGCAGCGTTACCGCTCCTGTTGATGGATCAGGTTTTTGTCCTGCGTGTATTGCGTCTGTAGAAAATCCCATTATTAAGCCTTATTTAAAATTAACGTCCATGACACTTTTTGTATTTCTTCCCTGAACCGCAATGACAAGGATCGTTCCGCCCTATCTTCGCTCCCGCTACAACCGGCGTTTGTTTTCCAGTCTGTGAGGCGTGCCTTCCCCCGGAAGAAACGTTCGTCTCCTGTCTCCCACCGTTGCCACTACCCGCAATACCTGCAAAACCCATTCCTGAACTTTCGTCATGAGTAGTTTGGACGTTACGCGCATGAACAACATCCACCGGGCTCATCCGTTCCGCCGGTGTGTAACGGAATACCGTTCTCACAGTATTTTTACTTATATCGCTGAGCATTTCTAAAAATAGATTGTATGCTTCTTTTTTGTATTCAAGCAGCGGATCTTTTTGTCCATAAGCGCGAAGGTTAATCCCTTCTTTAATTTGATCAATATCAAATAGATGATTTTTCCAATGTTCATCAATCACCCGCAGAACCGCGAACCGTTCCAGCTGTCTCATCATATCAGAACCGAGAAGAGATTCCTTTCGATCATAATTTTCATGCGCTTTCTCGAGCAGAATATCTTCCAACAGCTCGGGAGTGAGTTCATCATCTCCGTTTTGAGTTTCATTTAAATCCACCATCATAGTGTTCATTGTATCAGTTGACAAGCCATGCAAATCCCATTCATCCGGGTGCGGTGAATCAACGGTGTATTGATCAACGATATCCTCCACATACTCATCAATCCGTTCCATCACCTGACTTTTCATTTCTCCGCCTATCAGCGCTTTATTTCGTCTGTCATAGATTATCTCACGCTGTTTATTCATTACATCATCATATTCGAGAAGATGTTTCCGAATCCCGTAGTTCCTCATCTCAACTTTTTTCTGGGCTCTCTCAATTGATTTGGTAATCATTGAGTGAGTTATGACTTCTCCTTCTTCGAGACCGAGTCTGTCCATAATCCGCGCTATCCTATCGCTCCCGAACAGCCGCATAAGATCGTCTTCCAATGACATATAAAAAACTGATGAACCGGGATCCCCCTGCCTGCCTGCCCTTCCACGCAGCTGAAGATCTATACGTCTTGATTCGTGCCGTTCCGTTCCAATTATATGTAATCCGCCTGAATCGGTAACCCCTTCGCCGAGTTTTATGTCTGTGCCGCGTCCAGCCATATTTGTAGCGATTGTGACTGAACCCGGTTCTCCTGCGTTTGTCACGATCTCGGCTTCGCTCTGATGAGCTTTTGCATTCAATACTCTGTGTTTAACACCTCTGTTCGTCAACATTTTGCTGAGAAGTTCAGAGACTTCAACGGTAATAGTACCTACGAGGACGGGTTGTTTTCTGTTGTTGCACTCAATGACTTCTTCCACAACGGCTTTATATTTCTCTCTTTTGGTCTTGTAGATCAGATCTTCTCTGTCATCTCGTATGATAGTTTCGTGAGTCGGAATCACCGTTACATTCATATCATAGATAGAGGCAAATTCTCCCGCCTCCGTCTCGGCTGTTCCTGTCATTCCCGCAAGTTTATCATACATTCTGAAATAGTTTTGAATGGTTATACTGGCAATCGTCTGCGTTTGCGCTTCAATTTTTACGCCTTCTTTCGCCTCGATTGCCTGATGCAAACCATCTGAATAGCGTCTGCCCGGAAGCACTCTACCTGTAAACTCGTCAACTATCATCACCTTACCGTCGGTAACGACATACTCTACGTCTTTTTCAAAAAGTGAATAGGCTTTCAGCAGTTGACTTATGTTGTGAAT
Above is a window of Candidatus Neomarinimicrobiota bacterium DNA encoding:
- the clpX gene encoding ATP-dependent Clp protease ATP-binding subunit ClpX, giving the protein MKDKEDKEQILTCSFCGRSEDQAYRIIQGSNVSICDHCVFESVELIKADADSDITPQKFKIPAPHDIKNELDKYVIGQDKAKKAVAVAVYNHYKRISSRKLFEEVEIDKSNILMLGSTGTGKTLIAQTLARFLEVPFTIVDATILTEAGYVGEDVENILVRLLQSADYDLQKAQKGIIYIDEIDKIGRKTSSPSITRDVSGEGVQQALLKILEGTISSVPPKGGRKHPEQPLVNVNTKDILFICGGAFDGLEEIILSRIKNGIMGFGAEVKGKEDMKIGDTLSLCEPSDLIKFGLIPELVGRLPVVATLDELDEKALYSILIEPKNSLIKQYKKLFEMDGVELLFEEDAIKKVVELAKKRKTGARALRAILEEAMQEIMFNIPSMNNVRECVITEDVIISKKSPVVRYRRKRA
- the clpP gene encoding ATP-dependent Clp endopeptidase proteolytic subunit ClpP, with amino-acid sequence MVVEQVGRGERSYDIYSRLLKERIVFIGGGIDDSVANIIIAQLLFLEADDPEKDINIYINSPGGSVTAGLAIYDTMNYVKPDCSTMCMGQAASMAAVLLAAGAKSKRYILPHSRVMIHQPWGGVQGQASDIEIHAKEILKSRSLLNKILSDTTGQKLSKIEKDTDRNFFLGAEESVKYGLVDKVMVRSKELKKSKAEDN
- the tig gene encoding trigger factor; translation: MKVKSTKEENSIIRLEVFLPWADVSDDYDNVIKEISKNIKEPGFRAGKTPADIIQKKYKNEIESEFIDLMLQKLYHEIIKEAKIDPVDSGKLINVNFQKNEDLSFSIEVQIEPEFKLYNYKKKNLEVLKYIIEVEKDDIDRAINGIREQYAEVKDSDKGAVEGDYIEADIQELDESLAPIIGKRMEKRLVKLGEGEFGKQGLEQLKGAVAGDERVVKIHQEHGDHSHNFTFRFTVLNVQKHILPELNDEFAKKVNKSFENIKDLEENVKKNIQSRYDAESRNLVNNSLADELVRVTDLEVPVTMIESYLDGLISRSKEGSNGEIDEAYIRENYKANAIWNMKWLMIRKSIFKKENFIVEESEIDDWFERTAEVMAVDKTAVLSMKKDEDQREKMRQDIIESKVMEVIRSNSNYNEKEINVVDFNALLNNDHHHH
- a CDS encoding PLP-dependent transferase, with product MGFSTDAIHAGQKPDPSTGAVTLPIYQTSTFVQPKLGEPIDDYDYARAKNPTRTALEANVAALEQGKYGTAFGSGMATVTALTGFLKSGDHVIVGHNTYGGVYRYFEQMVRDFGIDFSWIDTSDIENLKAEVRENTKMLYIESPTNPMLTLTDIQATSEICKENDILFVVDNTFMSPYFQRPLTLGADIVTHSSTKYLAGHSDLISGIMLTNDAVIDEKLKFVQKSAGAIPGPFDCWLLLRSTKTLSLRMRQHDENAGAIAKWLDERSDVEAVIFPGLESHPQHELANRQQLDPFGNPGYSGMISVELGSFDKAKKVVENVKIFSLAESLGGVESLIGHPAIQTHASVPKEERDKLGITEGLIRLSVGVEDVEDLIEDLEQAMS
- the secA gene encoding preprotein translocase subunit SecA, which codes for MGNILTAIFGTSSDRVVKKLSKDVEQINSIFEKLRDVPDDYFPKKTAEFKEYVSKRSNEAADAVEDEELSADELRELRIEAEGEALEELLHEAFAIVKEVCRRLVGETWVVVGQKTKWEMVPFDVQLIGAIELHQGNIAEMKTGEGKTLVATMPLYLNALAGRGVHLVTVNDYLAQRDSEWMGKVYERLGLTSGCILNTMNNEQRRAEYAKDITYGTNNEYGFDFLRDNMAIHKEDQSQRDHSYVIVDEVDSVLIDEARTPLIISGQVEGASNDQFLELKPKVSSLVHAQNKLVEELIEDAIKLLETDEYQAGIKILTAQKGAPKHKKLLTLFEQEGNKRLSQQIENDYIRDKKLHEIDEELLYSIEEKNNVIDLTEKGRNFISPHDMEAFTIPDLGTEYEIVENDENLDEEGKTKRKTEILEVYATQSEKIHNISQLLKAYSLFEKDVEYVVTDGKVMIVDEFTGRVLPGRRYSDGLHQAIEAKEGVKIEAQTQTIASITIQNYFRMYDKLAGMTGTAETEAGEFASIYDMNVTVIPTHETIIRDDREDLIYKTKREKYKAVVEEVIECNNRKQPVLVGTITVEVSELLSKMLTNRGVKHRVLNAKAHQSEAEIVTNAGEPGSVTIATNMAGRGTDIKLGEGVTDSGGLHIIGTERHESRRIDLQLRGRAGRQGDPGSSVFYMSLEDDLMRLFGSDRIARIMDRLGLEEGEVITHSMITKSIERAQKKVEMRNYGIRKHLLEYDDVMNKQREIIYDRRNKALIGGEMKSQVMERIDEYVEDIVDQYTVDSPHPDEWDLHGLSTDTMNTMMVDLNETQNGDDELTPELLEDILLEKAHENYDRKESLLGSDMMRQLERFAVLRVIDEHWKNHLFDIDQIKEGINLRAYGQKDPLLEYKKEAYNLFLEMLSDISKNTVRTVFRYTPAERMSPVDVVHARNVQTTHDESSGMGFAGIAGSGNGGRQETNVSSGGRHASQTGKQTPVVAGAKIGRNDPCHCGSGKKYKKCHGR